A stretch of the Papaver somniferum cultivar HN1 chromosome 6, ASM357369v1, whole genome shotgun sequence genome encodes the following:
- the LOC113287953 gene encoding tryptamine hydroxycinnamoyltransferase 1-like: protein MAIGLINNTILKAHSSFASSLHIPAEDVIIPLTIFDKAAFDLHVAVLYAFKPPMPSNEVLKDALSKVLVYYPHLAGRFITDDLGRTCIILNNAGVRITETYIATTLTEQLPFNPSKDVSHLLPPVEGVEELFQIQLNRYACGGLVIGETSHHRVADGQSMSSFFVAWARMVRGLDLESLPYHDRFAVSQPRNPPTVEFDHPSIEFKKTTVNPDTTPIFSSIETLIINYSTEFINKLKAKVLGENCNPHQRYSTFECLLSHTWKKVTQARGLDLEESTQVRVAVNGRARIKPAVPMEYFGNLVLWAYPTLKVKELLQESHAYVSKAIHDEVIRVDSRYFKSFIDFGAAKENVDNEGDDLESTAPEFGNTLCPNLEVDSWLRFQFHDLDFGGGSPCAFFPPNIPVEGLIIFLPTCSEDGGVDVVISLLPEHVPLFKQISHSMDY from the coding sequence ATGGCAATTGGTTTAATCAACAATACCATCTTGAAAGCCCATTCGTCTTTTGcatcatctcttcatattcctgCTGAAGATGTTATAATTCCTCTTACAATATTCGATAAAGCTGCTTTCGATCTTCACGTAGCTGTTTTATATGCATTCAAACCACCCATGCCATCAAATGAAGTCTTGAAAGATGCACTCTCCAAGGTTCTTGTTTACTACCCACACTTAGCAGGAAGGTTCATAACAGATGATCTTGGTCGAACATGCATCATTCTAAATAATGCTGGTGTTCGCATAACAGAAACCTACATTGCTACAACCCTAACTGAACAACTCCCGTTCAATCCATCCAAAGATGTTAGCCATCTTCTTCCACCTGTTGAAGGAGTTGAAGAGTTGTTCCAAATTCAACTCAACCGATATGCATGTGGTGGTCTAGTTATAGGTGAAACATCTCATCACCGTGTGGCTGATGGTCAATCCATGAGTTCCTTCTTTGTAGCATGGGCTAGAATGGTCCGAGGTCTCGACTTAGAATCACTTCCTTATCATGATCGGTTCGCTGTTTCTCAACCAAGAAACCCACCTACCGTCGAATTCGACCATCCATCTATCGAGTTCAAAAAGACAACAGTTAATCCAGACACTACTCCCATCTTTTCTTCCATTGAGACTTTAATAATCAACTACTCTACTGAATTCATTAACAAGCTCAAAGCTAAGGTTCTTGGAGAAAATTGTAACCCGCATCAAAGATATAGTACTTTTGAATGCTTGCTTTCTCATACATGGAAGAAAGTGACTCAAGCTAGAGGACTTGATCTAGAAGAGTCAACCCAAGTAAGGGTTGCAGTGAATGGAAGGGCAAGAATTAAACCAGCTGTGCCCATGGAGTATTTTGGCAACTTAGTACTATGGGCTTATCCAACTTTGAAAGTTAAGGAGTTGTTGCAGGAGAGTCATGCTTATGTCTCCAAAGCTATCCATGATGAGGTTATTCGTGTCGATAGTAGGTATTTCAAATCATTTATCGATTTCGGAGCAGCAAAAGAAAATGTAGATAACGAAGGGGATGACCTCGAATCGACAGCACCAGAATTTGGAAACACACTGTGTCCAAATTTGGAAGTAGATAGCTGGTTAAGATTTCAGTTTCATGATCTTGATTTCGGTGGTGGAAGTCCTTGTGCATTTTTTCCACCCAACATTCCGGTTGAAGGTTTAATAATCTTCTTGCCTACATGCAGTGAAGATGGTGGGGTGGATGTGGTGATTTCACTCTTGCCTGAACATGTTCCTCTTTTTAAACAAATCTCTCACTCGATGGATTACTAG